The genomic DNA TCGCCCAGCGCTTCTTTCAGTTGTCGGAAAACGGTACCGATGCCCGGACCGAGATCCTAGCTGGCCTCACCACTTTTGTTACCATGGCCTACATACTGTTGGTAAACCCAGTCATCCTAGGCAACGCGGGCATGGACAAGGGCGCCGTTTTCATGGCCACAGCCCTAGCTTCGGCCATCTCTACTTTGTTTATGGGTCTTTATGCCAACTATCCCTTTGCTCTGGCGCCGGGAATGGGGCTAAATAGCTTCTTTGCTTTTAGTATGGTGCTGGGGTCGGGAATACCCTGGCGGACTGCTTTGGGCCTGGTCTTCTTATCTGGTATTGTAGCTGTAGTTGTTACCATTACCCGGCTGCGGGAACTTCTTATCCGAGCCATCCCCATGCCCCTGAAGCACGCTGTAGGAGCCGGAATTGGCCTATTTATTGCCTTTATTGGCTTCAAGAACGCCGGTATTGTGGTAAGCGATCCCAACACCTTTATTAACCTGGGCAGCTTTCACAAACCCAGTACCTTGCTGGCCACCATTGGCTTGGTTATTACCGCGGTGCTGGTGGCCCGCAAAATTAAAGGCGGAATTCTGCTAGGCATCATCATTACTTCCATTATCGGCATCCCCATGCACATAACCAAGCTACCCACCAGCTGGGTATCGGCGCCGCCCAGCCTGGCTCCGACTTTCCTGCAGCTGGACTTGGCTGGGGCTTTGCACGTGGCCATGATCCCCATCATCTTTTCCCTATTCTTTGCCGACCTGTTCGATACCATCGGCACCTTTGTGGGGGTGGCCAGCCGAACTGGCATGATCGATGAGCAGGGAAACCTCAAGCGTGGCAATCGAGCCCTGTTTGCCGACTCTCTGGGAACGGTGTTTGGCTCTCTCCTGGGCACCAGCAATACAACTACTTATGTGGAGAGCGCGGCAGGAGTGAGCGCTGGGGGTCGTACCGGCCTTACCTCAGTAACGGTAGCTCTAGTTTTCCTGCTTTCGGTGATCTTTTCACCTATCGCTTTAGCCGTGCCGGCGGAAGCCACCGCCCCGGCGCTAATCATCGTGGGTATCTTTATGGCTACCAGCCTCAACGAGATCCGCTTCGCCGATTTTACCGAGGCTTTCCCGGCCTTTTTAACTGCCTTCCTGATGCCTCTGACTTTTAGCATCTCTTTAGGGCTTTCCATCGGCTTCGTAGCCTATGTAGTCCTGATGCTATTGGTGGGGAAAGCCAAGGAAGTGCACTGGCTCATGTACATCCTGGCAGCCTTCTTCTTGATTTACTTTGCCTTTATCCGGATTGGTC from Clostridia bacterium includes the following:
- a CDS encoding NCS2 family permease, translated to MSSVASGAKPPGFAQRFFQLSENGTDARTEILAGLTTFVTMAYILLVNPVILGNAGMDKGAVFMATALASAISTLFMGLYANYPFALAPGMGLNSFFAFSMVLGSGIPWRTALGLVFLSGIVAVVVTITRLRELLIRAIPMPLKHAVGAGIGLFIAFIGFKNAGIVVSDPNTFINLGSFHKPSTLLATIGLVITAVLVARKIKGGILLGIIITSIIGIPMHITKLPTSWVSAPPSLAPTFLQLDLAGALHVAMIPIIFSLFFADLFDTIGTFVGVASRTGMIDEQGNLKRGNRALFADSLGTVFGSLLGTSNTTTYVESAAGVSAGGRTGLTSVTVALVFLLSVIFSPIALAVPAEATAPALIIVGIFMATSLNEIRFADFTEAFPAFLTAFLMPLTFSISLGLSIGFVAYVVLMLLVGKAKEVHWLMYILAAFFLIYFAFIRIGPG